In Helianthus annuus cultivar XRQ/B chromosome 8, HanXRQr2.0-SUNRISE, whole genome shotgun sequence, a single genomic region encodes these proteins:
- the LOC110939865 gene encoding uncharacterized protein LOC110939865, translated as MAKLVLFFSLYVLFVPLVYSFGAPHLCRSYCGNITIDYPFALQPGCGHSGFRDLLFCINDVLMFHISSGSYRVLNIDYAYRSITLHDPHLSTCDSIVLGGRGNGFVVEHWRAPYLNPSADNVFMLLGCSTQSPLFQGFPAGNHVPCRNVSGMGCEEYYGCQGWMDLGLARMGLAYGTGPPICCALPFDSIKSVNLSKLECQGYSSAYTLAPLRVSGPSEWTYGIRVKYNVEASNDSFCKACEATGGSCGHDVGRFGQLCMCGSWNSTSNCDTIMKLSVGGAMSTVDEISGSLIAMVGFWLLSFRM; from the exons ATGGCTAAACTTGTTCTCTTTTTCTCATTATACGTCTTGTTTGTTCCGCTAGTGTATAGTTTTGGTGCACCTCATTTATGTCGCTCCTATTGCGGCAACATAACTATAGATTACCCGTTTGCTCTTCAACCCGGGTGTGGCCACTCGGGCTTTAGAGACCTCTTGTTTTGCATCAATGATGTCCTTATGTTTCATATTAGCTCAGGCTCGTACAGGGTTCTAAATATAGACTATGCTTATCGGTCAATAACATTACATGACCCGCATTTGTCCACTTGTGACTCCATCGTGCTAGGAGGTAGGGGAAATGGGTTTGTGGTGGAGCATTGGCGGGCCCCGTACTTGAACCCAAGTGCGGATAATGTCTTCATGTTATTGGGTTGTTCCACCCAGTCACCACTATTCCAAGGGTTTCCAGCCGGGAACCATGTACCATGTAGAAATGTTTCGGGCATGGGTTGTGAAGAGTATTATGGTTGTCAAGGTTGGATGGATCTTGGGCTCGCTCGTATGGGTTTAGCTTATGGGACGGGCCCGCCTATTTGTTGTGCTTTACCTTTTGATTCAATTAAGAGTGTAAATCTTAGTAAATTAGAGTGTCAAGGATATAGTAGTGCATATACCCTTGCACCTCTGCGCGTAAGTGGGCCATCCGAGTGGACTTATGGGATTCGAGTCAAGTATAATGTGGAGGCGAGTAATGATTCCTTTTGTAAAGCGTGTGAGGCAACGGGTGGATCTTGTGGACACGACGTGGGACGGTTTGGGCAACTTTGTATGTGTGGGAGTTGGAATTCTACCTCAAATTGTGATACAA TTATGAAATTATCGGTTGGAGGGGCTATGTCAACAGTGGACGAGATATCAG GATCATTGATTGCCATGGTCGGTTTCTGGTTGTTGTCTTTTCGAATGTGA
- the LOC110939862 gene encoding uncharacterized protein LOC110939862 → MAFNSWWSSSSSGEEEMFFANAVIKAAQILMEQEEEEEDVSSESVITRRIRINRDRQGAHEKLVNDYFSDAALYNADIFRQRFRMSRRLFTQIADDLAGLDPFFKQRPDTQNYEGFTTLQKCTAAIRQLAYETVADPLDEYLQMSARTTRECLYRFCHNVVKLYSKQYLRKPNAYDVQQLYQAHEARHGFPEMLGSIDCMHWAWHNCPNAWRGQYTRGDHDHPTLILEAVASQDLWIDAGIILLTEYIRFGLQLSRLFHFPRTKKGKNSPSVKNLQEKTSNVVLVFYKKKVPSFNNRHVRSHRRGCAFVCTLAFCSIT, encoded by the exons ATGGCATTTAATTCTTGGTGGTCCTCGTCTTCTTCGGGCGAAGAGGAGATGTTCTTCGCAAACGCTGTGATAAAGGCGGCGCAGATTCTTATGGAacaggaagaggaagaggaagacgtCTCGTCTGAAAGCGTTATTACCAGACGAATACGGATTAACAGAGACCGCCAAG GAGCGCACGAGAAATTGGTGAACGATTATTTTTCGGATGCAGCCCTTTACAATGCCGACATTTTCAGACAAAGGTTCCGAATGAGTCGCCGGTTATTCACACAGATTGCTGATGATTTGGCGGGGCTAGACCCGTTTTTCAAGCAACGACCCGATACTCAGAATTATGAAGGGTTCACCACGTTACAAAAGTGTACtgcggccattcgccaactggcGTACGAGACAGTGGCCGACCCTTTGGACGAGTACTTACAGATGTCGGCAAGAACTACGCGGGAATGTTTGTATCGGTTTTGCCATAATGTGGTGAAACTTTATAGCAAACAATATTTGCGGAAACCAAACGCGTATGATGTTCAACAATTGTACCAAGCTCATGAAGCACGACACGGGTTTCCGGAAATGCTTGGTAGCATTGATTGTATGCATTGGGCGTGGCATAACTGCCCGAATGCGTGGCGAGGCCAATACACGCGAGGTGATCACGACCATCCAACCTTAATACTTGAGGCCGTGGCGTCACAAGATTTGTGGATAGACGCGGGTATTATCTTGCTGACGGAATATATCCGTTTTGGTTTACAATTGTCAAGACTATTCCATTTCCCGAGGacgaaaaaaggaaaaaattcgccaagcgtcaagaatctgcaagaaaagacatcgaacgttgttttggtgttttacaaaaaaaaagtgCCATCATTCAACAACCGGCACGTGCGTTCACACCGAAGAGGTTGCGCCTTTGTATGTACGCTTGCATTTTGCTCCATAACATGA